One genomic region from Microcoleus sp. AS-A8 encodes:
- a CDS encoding ribonuclease D — translation MELKDFQVCERDLPDALYQEYLQAEAISVDTETMGLIYLRDRLCLVQLCDPQGRVTVIRIAKGQTDAPNLKQLLEARHVLKVFHFARFDLATLQQHLDIQVRPVFCTKIASKLARTYTNRHGLKELVLELEQVELDKTSQSSDWGNVANLSDEQLRYAANDVRYLLSAQQKLITMLQREERWELAQQCFEALPVIVTLDLLQYKDIFEH, via the coding sequence ATGGAATTGAAAGATTTTCAAGTTTGCGAACGCGACCTTCCCGACGCCTTATATCAAGAGTATCTTCAAGCTGAGGCGATCTCCGTTGATACAGAAACAATGGGGCTAATCTACCTGCGCGATCGCTTGTGTCTCGTACAATTGTGTGACCCTCAAGGCAGAGTCACGGTGATTCGCATTGCCAAAGGACAAACCGACGCCCCTAACTTAAAACAATTACTAGAAGCGCGTCACGTCCTAAAAGTCTTTCACTTTGCTCGTTTCGATTTAGCGACCTTACAGCAACATCTCGACATCCAAGTCAGGCCGGTATTTTGCACAAAAATTGCCAGCAAGCTAGCCCGCACTTATACTAACCGCCACGGACTCAAGGAATTAGTCCTGGAATTAGAACAGGTAGAACTCGATAAAACGTCTCAAAGTTCTGACTGGGGGAATGTTGCCAACCTTTCAGACGAGCAATTGCGCTACGCCGCCAATGATGTCCGTTATCTGCTCAGTGCACAGCAAAAACTCATTACCATGCTCCAACGAGAAGAACGCTGGGAACTGGCTCAACAGTGCTTCGAGGCTTTGCCGGTGATCGTGACTTTAGACTTGTTGCAATACAAAGATATCTTTGAACATTAA
- a CDS encoding CAP domain-containing protein: protein MQKRLTKFIFGLLVLTAGVSSCDSSSIIGQSLPSESTPTSTGDQSSKPPEFAAMEESVHQQVNQYRQSRNLPPLKLDARISEQCRIHSQAMASGEATFSHDGFEDRVKAIAKSISYRKAAENLAYNMGYSKPGEQAVEGWIKSPGHRKNMEGDFDITGVGITKNAKGEYYLTQIFIKRR, encoded by the coding sequence ATGCAAAAACGTTTAACAAAGTTTATTTTCGGGCTACTCGTGCTGACGGCTGGAGTGAGTAGCTGCGATTCCTCTAGCATTATTGGTCAATCTCTCCCATCCGAGAGTACACCAACCTCAACCGGAGATCAAAGTTCAAAGCCACCTGAGTTCGCAGCAATGGAGGAATCGGTTCATCAACAGGTTAATCAATATCGCCAGTCCCGGAACTTGCCACCGCTAAAATTAGATGCCCGGATTAGCGAACAGTGCAGAATTCACTCTCAGGCGATGGCGAGTGGTGAGGCGACCTTTAGCCATGACGGATTTGAAGATCGGGTAAAAGCGATCGCGAAATCCATTTCCTATCGCAAGGCGGCGGAAAATCTTGCCTACAACATGGGTTACTCTAAACCAGGCGAACAGGCGGTTGAGGGCTGGATCAAAAGCCCTGGTCATCGTAAAAATATGGAAGGGGATTTTGACATAACGGGCGTTGGCATTACCAAAAATGCCAAGGGCGAGTATTACTTAACGCAAATTTTCATCAAACGCCGATAA
- a CDS encoding rhodanese-like domain-containing protein, whose product MSNFFDMNPVSRPLQAKSLVYDLKARLDWGEPALTIIDVRDRTEFNLSHIMGAVPMPLNESADRVLNKLELGRDIYVYGETDEETTIGATRLREAGYRNVSEIRGGLAAWKAVGYPVEPMSTMTIL is encoded by the coding sequence ATGAGTAACTTTTTTGATATGAATCCTGTATCCCGCCCCCTGCAAGCAAAGTCCCTGGTGTACGATTTGAAGGCGCGGTTGGACTGGGGAGAACCGGCGTTGACAATTATTGATGTGCGCGATCGCACAGAGTTCAACCTCAGCCATATTATGGGAGCTGTGCCTATGCCGCTCAATGAATCCGCAGACCGAGTTTTGAACAAACTGGAACTAGGTCGCGATATTTATGTTTACGGCGAAACTGATGAAGAGACAACCATTGGCGCAACTCGATTACGTGAGGCTGGATATCGCAATGTCTCTGAAATCCGAGGAGGCTTGGCAGCATGGAAAGCCGTTGGCTATCCGGTGGAACCGATGTCAACCATGACCATACTGTGA
- a CDS encoding ATP-binding protein — translation MKLVVSWTHTRMAWCIGALMVVLLSILPFMLAPSQAPAQAATSPIELTQGWQYRWDKSPGDVTGISICDQEAISSPNWQSFRFPKKLDKPADAKILWLRVPLPAGQWKSPALYLRSVPYILGAYFQKQRIYSQYSLTPSGKAQLTNYQWPIVTLNSNFSNQFLCFQIYAGNSSSRYIGLFDRVTVGSQIDLLKRLIKQELDEILGIFFAFLGLISILLASNRQEKKSYLSFGALAILIALYTIARSDLITLFIKNYILLHYTHYISFYLIPISACFFFEEMFGLRYKKLINGLWKIHLIYAVIALPLVVFQLVSWSSTVLPAQILLLSSSLILLIISIKNSRTGNWDAKLFTTGFSTLTLCVIHDVLIYIFEPVHWYQKFYPWGTLIFILCLGFILERRFSEARKRLQAYAIELEKKNADLQKMNQLKDEFLANTSHELKTPLNGIIGIAESLMDGATGQLSQKTLFNLSLIASSGKRLSQLVNDLLDFSQLKHKNIDLKIQVVGIREITNVVLMLSQPLVGKKDLRLINKIDPELPSVDADENRLQQILYNLVGNSIKFTPSGTVEVSATAVNHELEITVADTGIGIPADKLDRVFESFEQADGSIAREYGGAGLGLAVTKQLVQLHNGRIWVESTVGVGSRFTFTLPISQGKVERKGQAEVSKVQVFSVMTEAPNNVLMEQEILVSKTRGFQILIVDDEPVNLQVLVNHLSLQNYAITQAANGMEALELIDQGLKPDLILLDIMMPKMTGYELCQKIRERFPANELPVVLLTAKNQVSDLVEGFSAGANDYLTKPVLKNELLARIKTHIRLAKINAAYGRFVPHEFLQFLERESIIDVQLGDQVQKEMTVLFADIRSFTNLSEKMSPKENFDFLNAYLSRVSPVIRKYHGFIDKYIGDAVMALFPQAADDAVLAAIEMQKQVSLYNIYRQKTGEEPIAIGIGLHTGSLMLGTVGEPERMEGTVIADAVNLASRLEGLTKLYGVDILISEKTLYGLDDSQKYHYRFLGRVRVKGKSQPVDVFEVYDANPEPVIHLKRQTRTEFERGVALYVEKNFAEAQDVFQDVLQRNEQDKAARLYIERCIKARKFGVSELDIVMN, via the coding sequence ATGAAGCTTGTAGTTAGTTGGACTCATACCCGCATGGCTTGGTGTATAGGCGCTCTCATGGTGGTTTTGCTGAGTATCCTGCCATTCATGCTAGCGCCTAGTCAGGCACCAGCTCAAGCTGCGACATCCCCGATAGAACTCACGCAAGGATGGCAATATCGCTGGGACAAGTCTCCAGGGGATGTAACGGGTATTTCTATTTGCGATCAAGAAGCGATTTCAAGTCCTAATTGGCAATCGTTTCGGTTTCCTAAAAAACTGGATAAGCCAGCAGACGCAAAAATTCTTTGGTTGCGTGTACCCTTGCCAGCAGGTCAATGGAAATCTCCAGCCCTTTATTTGCGCTCTGTCCCCTACATTTTAGGAGCTTATTTTCAAAAGCAACGGATTTATAGCCAATATTCGCTAACACCTTCGGGTAAAGCTCAATTAACTAATTATCAATGGCCTATTGTTACTCTTAATTCAAATTTTTCCAATCAATTTCTGTGCTTTCAAATTTATGCGGGCAACTCTTCTTCTCGCTATATTGGCTTGTTTGATCGGGTTACCGTTGGTTCTCAGATAGACTTACTAAAACGATTAATTAAGCAAGAATTAGATGAAATATTAGGGATATTTTTTGCTTTCTTAGGTTTAATTTCTATTTTACTAGCCTCCAATCGACAAGAGAAAAAATCCTATTTATCTTTTGGCGCTTTAGCCATACTTATTGCTTTATATACCATTGCTCGTTCTGATTTAATTACTTTATTTATCAAGAATTATATCTTATTGCATTATACCCATTACATCTCTTTTTATCTGATACCCATTAGTGCTTGTTTCTTTTTTGAAGAAATGTTTGGCTTGCGTTACAAAAAACTGATTAATGGGTTATGGAAGATTCATCTAATTTACGCTGTTATAGCATTACCTTTAGTGGTATTTCAATTAGTATCTTGGAGTTCTACAGTTCTGCCAGCGCAAATTTTATTATTATCAAGTTCTCTAATTTTATTGATAATTTCTATTAAGAACTCTCGCACAGGCAACTGGGACGCTAAGTTGTTCACGACTGGATTTTCCACGCTTACCCTATGTGTCATTCATGATGTTTTGATTTATATCTTTGAACCTGTACACTGGTATCAAAAATTCTATCCTTGGGGAACTCTAATTTTTATTTTATGTTTAGGGTTTATTTTAGAGCGTCGGTTCAGTGAAGCGCGGAAACGATTACAGGCTTATGCCATAGAACTAGAGAAAAAAAATGCAGATTTGCAAAAAATGAATCAACTTAAGGATGAATTTTTAGCCAATACTTCTCACGAACTTAAAACTCCTCTTAATGGGATTATCGGTATTGCTGAGTCATTAATGGATGGCGCAACAGGCCAGTTATCTCAAAAAACTTTATTTAATCTTTCTCTGATTGCCTCTAGTGGTAAACGTCTATCTCAGTTAGTTAACGACTTACTAGATTTTTCGCAATTAAAGCACAAAAATATTGACCTAAAAATTCAAGTTGTGGGAATCCGAGAAATTACCAATGTTGTATTAATGCTTTCTCAACCCCTGGTTGGTAAAAAAGATTTACGGCTGATTAATAAAATCGATCCAGAACTTCCCTCAGTTGATGCTGATGAAAACCGATTACAACAGATTTTGTACAACCTAGTTGGTAACTCGATTAAGTTTACTCCCAGTGGAACTGTTGAAGTCTCTGCGACCGCGGTTAATCATGAACTGGAAATTACAGTTGCGGATACGGGTATTGGTATCCCAGCGGATAAGTTAGACCGAGTTTTTGAATCCTTTGAACAAGCGGATGGCTCAATTGCTAGAGAATACGGGGGAGCAGGTTTAGGTTTGGCAGTTACCAAACAGTTGGTACAGTTGCACAATGGCAGAATTTGGGTAGAGTCTACGGTGGGAGTAGGTTCTCGTTTTACCTTTACTTTACCCATATCCCAAGGCAAGGTAGAGCGGAAAGGACAAGCAGAAGTATCAAAAGTTCAAGTGTTCTCTGTTATGACAGAGGCTCCTAATAATGTTCTAATGGAACAGGAAATTTTAGTCTCCAAAACGAGAGGGTTTCAAATCTTAATTGTGGATGATGAACCCGTCAATCTTCAGGTTCTCGTCAACCATCTTTCTCTGCAAAATTATGCAATTACTCAAGCTGCCAACGGGATGGAGGCATTAGAGTTAATTGATCAGGGACTTAAGCCAGACTTGATTTTGCTGGATATTATGATGCCCAAAATGACTGGGTATGAACTTTGTCAAAAAATTCGTGAACGGTTTCCTGCGAATGAGTTGCCTGTTGTTTTGTTAACGGCTAAAAATCAAGTGTCTGATTTAGTAGAAGGATTTAGTGCAGGTGCCAATGATTATTTGACTAAGCCCGTCTTAAAAAATGAACTTTTAGCACGAATTAAAACCCATATTCGCTTAGCGAAGATTAATGCCGCTTACGGGCGTTTTGTCCCTCATGAGTTTTTACAATTTTTGGAACGAGAGAGCATTATTGATGTTCAATTAGGTGACCAAGTGCAGAAAGAAATGACGGTTCTTTTTGCAGATATTCGCTCCTTTACCAATTTGTCGGAGAAGATGTCTCCGAAAGAAAATTTTGACTTTCTCAATGCTTATTTAAGCCGAGTGAGTCCAGTAATTCGTAAGTATCACGGTTTTATTGATAAATATATCGGTGATGCCGTGATGGCGCTATTTCCCCAAGCCGCCGATGATGCTGTACTGGCGGCAATAGAGATGCAAAAACAAGTTTCTCTTTATAATATTTATCGACAAAAGACGGGTGAAGAACCGATCGCGATCGGAATTGGTTTACATACAGGCAGTTTAATGCTGGGTACAGTGGGAGAACCAGAGCGGATGGAAGGTACCGTGATTGCAGATGCTGTAAATCTAGCGTCTCGTTTAGAAGGGTTAACGAAGCTTTATGGCGTCGATATTTTAATCAGCGAAAAAACCCTGTATGGTTTAGATGACTCCCAAAAGTATCATTATCGCTTTCTCGGTCGCGTCAGAGTGAAGGGGAAGAGTCAACCGGTGGATGTCTTTGAAGTTTATGACGCCAACCCTGAACCTGTGATTCATCTAAAGAGACAAACCCGCACTGAGTTTGAACGAGGAGTAGCTCTTTATGTGGAAAAGAACTTTGCCGAGGCGCAGGACGTTTTTCAGGACGTTTTGCAACGAAATGAGCAAGATAAGGCCGCTCGACTCTATATAGAGCGCTGTATCAAAGCTCGAAAATTTGGCGTCTCTGAACTTGATATTGTAATGAACTAA
- a CDS encoding AAA-like domain-containing protein: protein METTLAGHYQIVRHLGAGGFGQTFLAKDSHLPGKPLCVVKQLKPKATDNATLEMAKRLFNREAQTLYRLGDHDQLPRLLAHFEQDNEFYLVQEYIEGQPLNQELAERTQLSEASVIPLLQDILEVLVFVHQQNVIHRDIKPANLIRRSRDGKIVLIDFGAVKEVSAQVRNPSGQTSLTIVIGSPGYMPSEQVAGRPHFSSDIFAVGMVCLQALTGMNPRELPHDSLTGEFSCELFKDLAPVSPGFAAILDKMVRYDYRQRYQSAIEALQALERLLHQQPGQSDSTILWQPLGLPTLDEPEGQVGLESAFYVERPPIEADCYEAIIKPGALIRVKAPRQMGKTSLMSRILDRANEQGYHTASLNFQSADAEFLTNLDQFLQWFCASISWELNREDKLDIYWKGILGSKNKCTNYFQRYLLSELTSPMVLGLDEVDQIFQHPDIATDFFGLLRAWHERGKNEAVWQKLRLVIVHSKEVYIPLNINQSPFNVGLPIELPELNQAQVEDLVRRHGLSFSAHQFDRLMAMVGGHPYLVRVALYQIARGRMTLEQLLKVAPTEEGPYYDHLRRHLLNLHENTELVAAVKQVVAAESPIEIRTAEAFKLRSMGLVKFQGNTVRPLCDLYRLYFRDRLASP, encoded by the coding sequence ATGGAAACAACACTGGCGGGTCACTATCAAATCGTCCGACATCTAGGCGCTGGTGGATTTGGTCAGACATTTCTGGCGAAAGACAGCCATTTACCCGGCAAACCCCTATGTGTCGTTAAGCAACTCAAGCCCAAAGCGACGGATAATGCCACCTTAGAAATGGCAAAACGCTTATTTAATCGCGAAGCTCAAACCTTATACCGCTTGGGTGATCATGACCAGCTACCCCGCCTGTTGGCTCACTTTGAACAAGACAATGAGTTTTATTTGGTTCAAGAATATATCGAAGGTCAGCCTTTAAACCAAGAACTTGCTGAGCGCACGCAGTTGAGCGAGGCCTCGGTCATACCCCTTTTGCAGGACATCTTAGAGGTGCTGGTGTTTGTCCATCAGCAAAATGTGATCCACCGCGATATCAAACCCGCCAACTTAATTAGACGTAGCAGAGATGGCAAGATTGTTCTCATCGACTTTGGAGCCGTTAAAGAAGTTAGTGCCCAAGTCAGGAATCCCTCTGGACAAACGAGCTTAACCATTGTCATCGGCTCTCCGGGTTATATGCCCAGCGAACAAGTTGCTGGTAGACCTCACTTTAGTAGCGATATCTTTGCGGTTGGCATGGTTTGTCTGCAAGCCTTGACAGGGATGAATCCTAGAGAATTACCGCACGATTCATTGACAGGGGAGTTCAGTTGTGAATTATTCAAAGACCTAGCTCCCGTCAGCCCCGGTTTTGCGGCAATTTTAGATAAGATGGTGCGCTATGATTATCGGCAGCGCTACCAGAGTGCCATAGAAGCTTTGCAAGCACTGGAGAGACTGCTCCACCAACAGCCTGGGCAGTCAGATTCAACAATCCTTTGGCAGCCTCTGGGACTTCCGACATTGGACGAACCGGAGGGTCAAGTGGGTTTGGAGTCGGCTTTTTATGTGGAGCGTCCGCCAATTGAAGCGGACTGCTACGAAGCCATTATCAAGCCAGGGGCATTAATCCGAGTCAAAGCGCCTCGGCAGATGGGCAAAACGTCTCTCATGAGCCGAATTCTCGATCGCGCCAATGAGCAGGGTTATCATACCGCCTCGTTGAACTTTCAGTCAGCCGATGCCGAGTTTCTCACCAATTTAGACCAATTTTTGCAGTGGTTCTGTGCCAGTATTTCTTGGGAATTGAATCGAGAAGATAAGCTGGATATTTATTGGAAGGGCATTCTTGGCAGTAAGAATAAGTGTACCAATTATTTCCAACGATATTTGTTATCTGAGCTGACCAGTCCTATGGTTTTAGGATTGGATGAAGTTGATCAAATTTTCCAACATCCTGATATTGCGACAGATTTTTTTGGCCTGCTCAGAGCATGGCATGAGCGGGGCAAGAATGAGGCGGTTTGGCAAAAGCTGAGGTTGGTGATTGTGCATTCTAAGGAAGTTTATATTCCCTTAAATATTAATCAATCACCGTTTAATGTGGGATTACCGATTGAGTTGCCAGAGTTGAATCAGGCACAAGTTGAGGATTTAGTCAGGCGGCATGGATTAAGTTTTTCAGCCCACCAATTCGATCGCCTGATGGCAATGGTGGGTGGGCATCCTTATCTAGTACGGGTGGCGCTCTATCAAATTGCACGGGGAAGAATGACGTTAGAACAACTGCTGAAAGTGGCTCCTACGGAAGAAGGGCCATATTATGATCATCTTCGTCGCCATCTGTTGAATTTACATGAAAATACGGAGTTGGTGGCTGCTGTTAAACAAGTGGTGGCAGCAGAAAGTCCAATCGAGATTAGGACGGCAGAGGCGTTTAAATTACGCAGCATGGGGTTAGTTAAGTTTCAGGGGAATACGGTGAGACCGTTGTGTGATTTGTATCGGCTCTATTTTCGCGATCGGCTAGCGTCTCCCTAA
- a CDS encoding WYL domain-containing protein, with translation MPRKKETITLSIPPGTKEQLEAIARRLNILWGKEPSISGLIVAIAQQAVEVGQPFTLNSSQVKALQQAIKALKDAGQVGEAQTVLALLLDKGKLEAPLRQSLLQQVSQPAQGWRILIEDLINKQQPFHLVYRNSQNQELEYTVRYAEIPFYEKRFYLQVWCEETKDVEEDIPELSELWHNRCLRFDRIRSVLPISGDWQGQLDYIKVYLQFRGWLAKAYEPKDDDLENELMGDVRNVVRRVANPFWLIREVSRYWEDCVILAPDSLRDRLKQKLRSLCHLYDIETRS, from the coding sequence ATGCCGAGAAAAAAAGAAACAATTACACTGTCAATTCCGCCAGGAACCAAGGAGCAGCTAGAAGCGATCGCACGTCGCCTGAACATCCTTTGGGGCAAAGAACCCAGTATTTCAGGGCTAATTGTCGCGATCGCACAACAAGCTGTAGAAGTCGGACAGCCCTTTACCCTAAACTCAAGCCAGGTCAAAGCCTTGCAGCAAGCGATAAAAGCCTTAAAGGATGCAGGTCAGGTCGGGGAAGCCCAAACTGTACTTGCACTTTTGCTAGACAAAGGCAAACTCGAAGCTCCCCTGCGTCAATCCCTGCTGCAACAAGTCAGCCAACCTGCCCAAGGATGGCGGATATTGATTGAGGATTTGATTAACAAACAACAGCCCTTCCATCTGGTCTACCGGAATTCCCAAAATCAGGAACTAGAGTACACAGTCCGTTATGCCGAGATTCCCTTCTATGAAAAACGCTTTTACCTGCAAGTTTGGTGTGAAGAAACAAAAGACGTAGAAGAGGATATCCCTGAACTGTCAGAACTTTGGCACAATCGATGCTTGCGTTTCGACCGGATTCGGTCAGTTTTGCCGATAAGTGGGGATTGGCAGGGTCAACTGGACTACATCAAAGTATACTTACAGTTTCGGGGCTGGCTGGCAAAAGCCTATGAACCTAAAGACGATGATCTAGAAAATGAACTCATGGGAGACGTGCGAAATGTGGTGCGGCGAGTTGCCAATCCCTTCTGGCTGATTCGAGAAGTATCCCGGTACTGGGAAGATTGCGTAATTCTAGCGCCCGATAGCTTGCGCGATCGCCTCAAGCAGAAGCTTCGCAGCCTCTGCCATTTATACGACATCGAGACTAGGAGTTAA
- a CDS encoding M48 family metalloprotease, with product MGDRLALPGDAIVIYADLVQQAKSQNELMMVLGHELGHFAHRDHWRGLGGAYLSYRAPLPSYSVMLGRYSE from the coding sequence TTGGGCGATAGGCTCGCACTACCGGGTGATGCGATCGTGATTTATGCCGATTTAGTGCAACAGGCGAAGTCGCAAAATGAGCTGATGATGGTATTAGGGCATGAGTTGGGTCATTTTGCCCACCGCGACCATTGGCGAGGGTTGGGGGGCGCTTATCTATCGTATAGAGCGCCTTTGCCATCTTATTCAGTGATGCTGGGGCGTTACAGTGAGTAG
- a CDS encoding DUF4388 domain-containing protein has translation MSITGALTDFSLPEIFQFVEKGHKTGLLTLRALPESTTRTSVHYLWVNQGRIVAAANQLNEQGLISLINQYPWVSQRVVTKLSQFCPANKPLGLYLRSQGALQVEHLEHLFQVQIIQQLCAVFQLKDAHFIFDQNVPAPIREMTGLSISSAVLVGVLQKLVILKEIFESRKFNLEINQRNKTYKNFCQQLELVLDIAFFHSLNISLFDPENSMNKLYQVLDLSERPYDLPKSRKPQTMCCTSQ, from the coding sequence ATGTCTATTACTGGTGCTTTAACGGATTTTTCTTTACCTGAAATTTTTCAGTTTGTCGAGAAAGGACATAAAACTGGATTGCTGACACTGCGGGCTTTGCCAGAATCGACCACACGAACCTCTGTGCATTATCTCTGGGTGAATCAAGGAAGAATTGTGGCAGCCGCTAATCAATTAAATGAGCAAGGTTTAATTTCGTTGATTAATCAATATCCGTGGGTGAGTCAGCGCGTCGTTACCAAACTATCTCAATTTTGTCCTGCGAATAAACCGCTGGGTTTGTACCTAAGGAGCCAAGGGGCTTTACAGGTTGAACACCTAGAACATCTATTTCAAGTTCAGATAATTCAGCAGCTCTGTGCGGTGTTTCAGCTCAAAGATGCTCATTTTATATTCGACCAAAATGTACCCGCACCCATACGAGAAATGACAGGCTTGAGCATTTCTTCAGCCGTATTAGTAGGCGTTTTGCAAAAATTAGTTATCTTGAAAGAAATTTTTGAATCTAGAAAATTTAATCTGGAAATTAATCAAAGAAATAAAACTTATAAAAATTTCTGCCAACAGCTTGAATTAGTTTTAGATATTGCCTTTTTTCATTCTTTAAATATATCTTTATTTGACCCAGAAAATAGCATGAATAAACTGTACCAAGTTCTTGATTTATCCGAGCGACCCTACGATTTACCGAAATCTAGAAAGCCTCAAACGATGTGTTGTACCAGCCAATAA
- the trpB gene encoding tryptophan synthase subunit beta → MTTTPVPHSSQSDTNTANQQPDTLGRFGKFGGKYVPETLMPALFELEQAFEQYSKDSDFQTELQQLLRDYVGRPSPLYFAERLSAYYARPDGSGPQIYLKREDLNHTGAHKINNALAQVLLAKRMGKRRIIAETGAGQHGVATATVCARFGLECIVYMGVQDMERQALNVFRMRLMGARVQPVSAGTGTLKDATSEAIRDWVTNVETTHYILGSVAGPHPYPMMVRDFHAVIGQETRAQCQEKWSGLPDILLACVGGGSNAMGLFYEFVHESTVRLIGVEAAGEGVDSEKHAATLTRGRPGVLHGAMSYLLQDDDGQVVEAHSISAGLDYPGVGPEHSYLKDSGRAEYYAVTDQEAIAALRRLSELEGIIPALETAHAIAYLETLSPQLTGSPRIVINCSGRGDKDVHTVAKFINLETGE, encoded by the coding sequence GTGACCACCACTCCTGTGCCCCATAGTTCCCAATCCGATACTAATACCGCAAACCAGCAACCCGATACTTTAGGGCGCTTTGGGAAGTTTGGCGGTAAATATGTGCCTGAGACACTGATGCCTGCTCTGTTTGAGCTAGAACAAGCTTTTGAGCAATACTCAAAGGATTCGGATTTTCAGACGGAACTGCAACAGTTACTGCGAGACTATGTTGGACGCCCCAGTCCACTCTATTTTGCTGAGCGCCTGAGTGCCTATTATGCCAGACCCGATGGCAGTGGGCCGCAAATTTATCTAAAACGGGAAGACTTAAATCACACCGGTGCCCACAAAATCAATAATGCCTTAGCTCAGGTGTTATTGGCTAAACGGATGGGTAAGCGGCGGATTATTGCGGAGACGGGTGCCGGTCAGCATGGCGTAGCAACCGCAACGGTGTGTGCGCGCTTTGGACTGGAATGCATTGTCTATATGGGCGTCCAGGATATGGAACGGCAGGCGCTGAATGTGTTTCGGATGCGGCTTATGGGCGCGAGGGTGCAACCTGTATCTGCGGGTACAGGTACCCTAAAAGATGCCACTTCAGAAGCGATTCGAGACTGGGTGACGAATGTGGAAACCACCCATTACATCTTGGGTTCAGTGGCAGGGCCCCATCCTTACCCGATGATGGTGCGCGATTTCCATGCCGTGATTGGTCAAGAGACTCGCGCACAGTGTCAGGAAAAGTGGAGCGGTTTGCCGGATATTCTATTGGCTTGTGTAGGCGGTGGCTCCAATGCGATGGGATTGTTTTATGAGTTTGTTCACGAATCGACGGTGCGGCTGATTGGTGTTGAGGCCGCCGGAGAAGGTGTGGATTCGGAAAAACACGCGGCAACGCTGACTCGTGGGCGTCCAGGGGTGTTGCATGGTGCCATGAGTTATTTGCTGCAAGATGATGATGGGCAGGTGGTCGAGGCACATTCCATTAGTGCGGGACTGGACTATCCTGGTGTTGGCCCTGAACATAGTTATTTGAAGGATAGTGGTCGGGCAGAATATTATGCGGTAACTGACCAAGAGGCGATCGCCGCACTTCGCAGGTTATCGGAGTTAGAAGGAATTATCCCAGCTTTGGAAACGGCTCATGCGATCGCGTATCTGGAAACTCTGTCTCCTCAACTCACGGGCAGTCCCCGTATTGTGATTAACTGTTCGGGGCGCGGTGATAAGGATGTTCACACGGTGGCTAAGTTCATTAACTTAGAGACTGGGGAATAG